From Diospyros lotus cultivar Yz01 chromosome 4, ASM1463336v1, whole genome shotgun sequence, a single genomic window includes:
- the LOC127799607 gene encoding polypyrimidine tract-binding protein homolog 3: protein MTEPSKVIHVRNVGHEISENDLLQLFQPFGVITKLVMLRAKNQALLQMQDIPSAVNALQFYTNVQPSIRGRNVYVQFSSHQELTNMDQNPQGRGDEPNRILLVTIHHMLYPITVEVLHQVFSPHGFVEKIVTFQKSAGFQALIQYQTRQSAVSARNSLQGRNIYDGCCQLDIQFSNLDELQVNYNNERSRDFTNPSLPSEQKGRSSQPGYGDAGSMYGARAVGFPQMGNAAAIAAAFGGGLPPGISGTNDRCTVLVSNLNPDRIDEDKLFNLFSIYGNIVRIKLLRNKTDHALVQMGDGFQAELAVHFLKGAMLFGKRLEVNFSKHPNITTGADTHEYSNSNLNRFNRNAAKNYRYCCSPTKMIHLSTLPQDVTEEEIVAHLEEHGTIINTKLFEMNGKKQALVLFENEEQATEALVCKHASSLGGSMIRISFSQLQNI, encoded by the exons ATGACCGAGCCATCCAAAGTCATTCATGTGCGAAATGTGGGTCATGAAATTTCTGAG AATGACTTGCTTCAGCTATTCCAGCCATTTGGGGTAATCACCAAACTGGTCATGCTCCGTGCTAAAAATCAG GCTCTCCTCCAAATGCAAGATATTCCTTCAGCTGTAAATGCATTGCAATTCTACACGAATGTTCAGCCAAGCATAAG GGGAAGGAATGTTTATGTTCAATTCTCATCGCATCAGGAACTAACAAACATGGACCAGAATCCTCAAGGCCGCGGGGATGAG CCTAATCGaattctcttagttacaatTCATCACATGCTATATCCTATAACCGTGGAAGTGCTGCATCAAGTGTTTTCTCCTCATGGATTTGTGGAGAAGATCGTCACATTTCAGAAGTCAGCTG GTTTCCAAGCCCTTATACAGTATCAAACACGCCAAAGTGCTGTCTCAGCAAGAAACTCTCTTCAG GGACGAAATATTTATGATGGTTGCTGTCAGCTGGACATTCAGTTTTCAAA CCTTGATGAGTTACAAGTGAACTACAATAATGAGCGATCAAG GGATTTCACAAACCCATCTCTACCTTCAGAACAGAAGGGAAGATCATCACAA CCTGGGTACGGAGATGCAGGCAGCATGTATGGAGCCAGAGCAG TTGGATTTCCACAG ATGGGCAATGCTGCGGCCATTGCAGCAGCTTTTGGAGGGGGGTTGCCTCCTGGAATAAGTGGGACAAATGACAGGTGCACTGTTCTAGTGTCTAATCTAAATCCTGAT AGAATTGACGAGGACAAACTTTTCAATCTATTCTCTATCTACGGAAACATTGTTAGAATCAAACTTCTCCGCAATAAAACAGATCATGCATTGGTTCAGATGGGTGATGGCTTTCAAGCCGAACTAGCAGTACACTTCTTGAAG GGAGCCATGTTGTTTGGGAAACGATTGGAGGTAAACTTCTCTAAGCATCCGAACATAACAACTGGTGCTGATACGCACGAGTACTCAAATTCAAATCTCAATCGCTTCAACCGCAATGCTGCAAAGAATTATCGTTACTGCTGCTCCCCAACCAAAATGATCCACCTATCCACCCTCCCCCAGGATGTCACTGAGGAGGAGATTGTGGCCCACCTTGAGGAACATGGCACCATTATCAACACCAAGCTCTTTGAGATGAATGGCAAGAAGCAGGCCCTTGTTCTGTTTGAAAACGAGGAGCAGGCCACAGAAGCCCTCGTTTGCAAACATGCCAGCTCCCTTGGGGGTTCAATGATTCGGATCTCTTTTTCGCAACTGCAGAACATCTAG